Below is a window of Vibrio sp. SS-MA-C1-2 DNA.
AGAGATCGGCACCATGATAGAGGCGACGAGTTAAGGTCGTATCGTGGTTAGAAATTAAGACAGGGATACCACGAACCGTTGCCGCTTTCTCTGCAATATCTGCAAGCGCAGCTTGGTCATCTAATGAGAAGCCATTACCGGTATAACTGGTAAAATTTGCAGTATTAGAAAGAGGCGCATAAGGAGGATCGCAATAAACAACCGCGCCTTTACGTGCTCGACGAAACGTCTCGGCATACCCTTCACAGACAAATGTCGCTTTCTTGGCTTTTTCTGCAAAGTAGAGTATTTCTTTCTCTGGAAAATAGGGTTTTTTATAAGAGCCAAATGGGACGTTAAAACCGCCTTTCTTATTATAACGACATAAACCATTGAAGCCATGACGATTAAAATAGAGAAAAAGGATCGAACGACGATAAGGATTATTAGTGGCGTTAAACTCTTCACGCAGCGCTAAATAAACCTCTTTCTGATTATATTCAGGGGTAAAGAGTTTTTTAGCGTCCGAAATATACTGTTCAGGTTGCTGCTTAACAATATTATAGAGATTAATAAGATCAGGATTAATATCAGCAAGGAGATAGTGATCATAATCGGTATTAAGGAAAACAGAGCCTGCACCAACAAAAGGTTCAACCAGCTTTTTAGCCGCAGGAAGATGATGACTGATATCTTCGACTAAGGAATATTTTCCTCCAGCCCATTTTAGAAAGGCACGATGCTTTTTCATTCAGTCTATACTCATCTCTAATTTAATAAATGGGGGCGGATTGTACCCTATTTTACGGGATTGTTGTGTGAATCAGAATATTTTTTATAAAAATTTATAGCCAATAATAATGATAGAGAAAAAATGGATGATTAGTTATTAACTTGTTGCTCATCCATCATCGCATCAACCACTTTATCAGGCACGACAATACGCTGACTATGTTCAAGATTACTCTCAATTGTCACCCCTTTCTCAGGTAACATTTGAGGTAAAGATTGCTGTTCAACCGTATCTACCGTTGGCTTGTTTGAAGTTGTCGATTGACCATCAAGATTAGATGTTGGCACTATTTGAGTACTGCTGAGCGCAGACTCTGTCGTATTAATCTCGGACTGAGAAACTGCGGGCTCTGCCGAATCATCATCATTAAAAGCAAGCCAACTTGAAACAACAATAATTAACAATACGATAACTGATAATAGCTTCTGTTTCATTTGACCCTCTCTTAATAATATTCATGCTTACTAATAAGTATATCTAACAATTAAGCATTCGCATTTTAGCTGACGATGCTCTGGCTTCTAAATATTTATCGAGCAATAAATTTCAACTAATCAACTAATCAATAATATTATGCTGAAAGATGACGATTAATCACCGACTTTAATAGTTCACTCGGCGTATTATCAACCACTTTTGAGCAACCAATCGATGTAGGAAGTACTAATCTTAATTTCCCAGATAGCACTTTCTTATCTCGCATCATATGCTTAATAAAGCTTTCATAAGTCATTTCTTTGGGTGCTTTTATCGGTAGATTTGCACCTTTGATCAGTGCTTTCATTGTCTCTGTTTGAGATTCAGAAATCAGCCCTAATGCTTGAGATGTTTCAGCAGCTAACACCATACCAACCGCAACCGCCTCACCATGAAGCCAATTACCGTAACCCATCTCAGCTTCAATCGCATGACCAAAAGTATGACCTAAGTTCAATAAAGCACGAACGCCAGCCTCTTTCTCATCATCGGCAACAACATCCGCTTTAATTTGACAGCATCTTGCAATTGCATAATTTAATGACGTTTTATCAAAACTCATTAATTTATCCAAATTCTGCTCTAACCAATGAAAGAAAGGTTGATCAATAATAATTCCGTACTTAATAACCTCAGCCATACCTGCTGAGAATTCACGCGGCGGTAGTGTCGTTAAGCTATCAATATCAATCACCACAGCTTGAGGCTGATAGAACGCACCTATCATATTTTTCCCCAATGGATGATTAACACCGGTTTTTCCACCAACAGAAGAGTCAACTTGAGAAAGAAGGGTTGTTGGAACTTGGATAAACTTAACACCACGCTGATAACTTGCCGCAGCAAAACCAACAAGATCACCAATCACACCACCACCTAAAGCAATTAAAGTGACATCTCGACCATAATTTCCTTCTAACAAGAAAGTCATGATCTGATTAAAGGTCTCTAGGGTTTTGTATTTCTCGCCATCAGCTAACTCTAATAGTGCGACTTGACACTGACGCTCATTCAAAGTCTTAATTAGCTGCTGACTATAAAGGGGGAGACTGTCTCATTGGTGACAACAACAACGGGGTCATTAGCATCAATGTGACAGAACAACGCCGAATTGCTTAACAACTCGGCGTCTATTGAGATGGGATAGCTGCGATCTCCAAGGCTAACACTAATCTTTTCCATGATTTACCTATCTCATTGGGTAGTTTATATCGTACTAACAGAACAAATTAACGCTCTTCTAGCATCTTAATAATCTGGTTTGCCACTACTTTTGCACTCTGATCATCTGTACGGACAACATAATCTGCCACATCTTCGTACATTGGGTTTCTTTCAGCTGCTAACGCTTCAAGAACTTCGCGAGGTTGATCAGTTTGCAGTAACGGGCGCTTTTTATCACGCTGTGTACGTGCTAACTGCTTTTCAATGGTTGTTTCTAAATAGACAACAATACCACGTGCAGAAAGACGATTTCGGTTCTCTTTACTAATTACTGAACCGCCACCTGTTGCTAGAACAATGCCTTGTTGTTCTGTAAGGTCGTTAATGACACCTTCTTCGCGAATACGGAAACCCGCTTCACCTTCAACATCAAAAACCCAGTTAATATCTGCACCAGTACGCTCTTCAATTACACTATCAGAGTCTAAAAACTCCATATGTAGTTGTAGTGCCAGCTGGCGACCAATTGTACTTTTGCCGGCGCCCATTGGACCAACAAGGAAAATATTTCTTTTTTCAGCCATTTTCAGCCATCAATTATATTTGGAATGCCAAAAAACCCCCAGGGTATCTTACGATTTACATACCCGAGGTACCAAATTCCTCACACTGCTTGTGATAAGACAAGAAATTATCTCAAGGTTATACCCACCTTGGCAAGTAATTTACTCAAGATAGTCTAAATCAATGCTAATTTCCTAGCTTCACAATAGTCGGTGTAATAAAAATCAGCAATTCTTTTTTTCACTTTGTTGATATTTTCGCTGAAAAAGAGCACCAACTGCAGGAATATCTGCCAATATAGGGACTTTATCGACACCAGACAAACTCTGTTGCTGATAAATACCACCTAGGATAATAGTTTCTCGATCTTTAGCAAAAACTTGGGTATTGATCCTTTGAGTGTTGATAGAAACCGCTTCACCGGTTCCAATTTTAACGGTATTCCCTACCCGATCTTGTGAAATTGCCAAATTTAATAACAAATATCCATCAAATGTCACTCGCGGAGTCACCTCTAAGCTTAATACGGCTTTTCGAAAAGTAATGCTGGTTGCGCCACTTTCTGTTGATTCTTGATAAGGAATTTCAGTTCCTTGTTCAATGGTGGCGGTTTGGTTATTCGCGGCCAATAATCGAGGACTAGAAATAATTTCAGCTCGTGACTCCGCCTCCAAGGCTGAAAGCTCTAAATCTAGAAGTACATGTTTTCCAAGACTAGCGAGCTGAAATGCAATTGATGAGGACTTTCCGCTATTGGCACTAAGATCGACATTTAAATGGCTTTGAGGATCAAAATCACTTCCCGATTGATTCGCATAATTACCTTCAATACCGCCAGAAATAGCAACAACAGGAGATTTAACCGAAAGGCCCCAACGAACACCAAACTCTTCAAGTACGCCTTGATCGACAATCACAATTCGAGCATCAATAACAACCTGTTTAACTGCAATATCTAATTGTTTTATCAGTTTTTCAGCACGTAAAATATGTTCAGGTGTGGATTGTATAATCAGACTATTTGTTCGCTGATCAACACTCATTTTACTGTTAACCCCAAGAATAGCCATTTCTGCAATGACCTTCTTTAATTCATTAGCAAGACTATATTTTATTGGGATTAGACGGATCTTTTGTTGTGATTGAGGTTGGTTCAATACTTCAGAGTGACTAATTATTGGTGAATTCAACGGATAAATATGCCAAATACCATTGCGTTCTACTTTTGCTAATTTTGCAGATATCAAGATGGCATCTAGCGCCATTATCGGCGAGCGGTCTCGAATATCTAAAGTAATACGACCGGAAATATCATCACTGATAATAATATTTAATCGTCCTTTATCAGCAATGCTTTGAATCGCATGATGAATGGGGATATTATCAAACTGTAGGGAAATATGTGTATTTGTCGACGGTAACTCATCGTTCGCCAATGCTGAATTTAAAATAGAATTATAAAAAAAAGAGACGTTAAAAAAATAAGAATTAAAAGCAAAAGAACAACAAATAACTATCAATATCACTGTAATTCGAATCATTTTAACCTCTCCTTATCGGACCTGTTCTTGGAACTCTCCTTGGTCTCGCCCTCTTTTTTATCTCGACTATTGATATCAATTTCATTTTGATAGAAGCCTGCACGATATAAAATCTGCGGTTGTAAGCAAGATTGTTGAAACTTAAAAATCAACCGATTTTTATTCAACTCACTCAGTTGCCACTCTGTTAAGGGTAATTTATCTTGTCGTTTTAACCAGTAAGCTCCTTGTTCATCATGAGTTAAATAAGCGTAGTTTTGAGCACTAAAATGAATAAATCCTCGGTACTGCCAACCTTCAGGTATTAAAATGGACTGGCAAACCTCTGTCGAATTCGCCTTATTCATCACTGCATTATTTTGGCTTTCCATAAAATCACCAAGGTTAGACATATCTTCAATATTACGGGCAGGATAAAAAAGAAAAGGATTATTTATCACCTTAAAATGATCCTCTCCAATATCGATAGCCATTTTAGCGTCTATCTTGACTTTTAACTCCTGATACTCAAACAACTGCTTATTTAGCGTATCTAAGAAGGTATATTTCTGCTTTATTTCTAAATCAGATAAAATCGAAGGTGAACTATTTTGTTCAACCTTTTTGTCTGGAAGTCGCGCCATTAAACTCAATGTTACTTTAAAGTGAATATCTCCAAAGCGATTAGGTACCAACGAGAGTTCAATTATAGACAAGCCACTATTTTCACTTAAATATTGACTTAATTCAGTCATAAAGTGGTTCAAATCTAGGTACTTGCCACTCAATGATAGTTGTAAGTTACACTGCTGAAATAAGTCATTATTCGCTTTACAGTTTAACCATCCTAGTTCAACAACAACTAAGTCATACTGAGTCATCATCATCTGAATTGTCGAGGAAATTAAATTTTGTCGCTCATTAACAATTAAACCTAATTCAATTACGTCAATATCTTGATATTTTTCGTTAATTTGTTGAGTTAGTCGCACCATCTTTTCCGTCAAGATCTGCTGGTCCTGCTGTCGACTGATCTGTTGTTTTAATTGCTGTCGCTCGAGAAAAACTGGACTTAACCACAACCAGATAAAAACCAGACTCAATAGCAGGTAAAAGAACAGCAAAATAAAAACGCGATAGAGCCTCTTAAGTTGCAACCACGCTTGGAAAGCCGTCAAAAGCTGCTTTTTTGCCACAATAAAAGCGTGTTGAAGTTTAAGGTAATAAGCCGATCCCAATGAGTCCAGTCGATTAACCATCCGCTATCCACCTTCCGACACTATTTCTGAGTATTGAACCTCAGAATATTGGATCTCAAAATAAAGTTCAGCCCGAACAGTCTGATCTTTTTGAGTCACTTTATCTATCTTCACTTGATTAATACTCTGACTCGTCTCAAACGTTTCAATCAAATCAGAGAGTGGGTATTTTTGATTAAACTGTAGAGTCAATTTCACTTCTGAAACTCGCTCATCTCGCCGAGAAAATACTAAATTTTCAATTGTTATACCTTTATATCCACCTCGATTAAGCCATCGCCAAAAAAGCTCAAGATGATGTATTGATGTGATATGTTGATCCGCTATCATCAGCTGGCTATTTAGGAAATCTAATCCTTGCTGTTGTTTCACCAATCCTTGGTACGCTTGTTGATATTGAGGAGGATCTCCAGCTTGTTGTTGATGCTGTAAATATGCAACCTCTTGACGCCACTCATTACCAAGGAGGAAAATAGACAACAATAACAGACTGATAATCATAAAAAATTGAATTAACTGACGATAAAGCTTAAAAATAATTTGCCGCTGTCGCCAGTTAATAAAATTACAATACTGCGGAGATTGAGAGATAGTGTATGAGAGGCCATCATCAACAAAAGAGGATAAATATAGCGGGGTCTTATCTTGATACCAGATTGTAATTTTGTTTTCTGTCACTTGCGGAATTGACGTAGACAACAATTGAGCCGTCATCGACTGCCAATGAATATCAGTAATAAGACAAAAAATCGGCAAAAGAGAAAAATCAACGTTAAAATAAAGTGATTGCATCTGTAGTTTTTTCGCCAGCCAGTCACTCTTCTGCTTTGCATTGCCAATATTAACGAAATCTAAAGAGAGTAAATCAGGCAACGGTTCATAGTGATAAAATGACCAACTGTTCTGATTACCAACATAAAGGTATAACATCTGATCTTTTAATATCACAAATAACAACGCCCCCTCCTCTTGTTGCTTTTTATCTTTTGTCCTTATATCTGATGGTCTTTTATCTTGTTGTAATACGATTTTTTGTCGATACGTTTGTTGTAAATAATAGTGATAAAAATCACGTTGAACAGCAATTGCCTCCACCTTATAACCTGCACTTTTAAATGCAGTTAATAACCGTTTAAACCATTTAGCTTTAATAACAAAAAGTATACGCTGTTGATTTTGATAATGGCTAAATTCAGTGACTATCTCATCATTAGGGATTAACTCATCGCCTTGACGTTGAGCCAATTTATATTGTTGTTCATCGGTCAATATTGTTGGGATAATACGTTGAACACTAATAACTTGATGATCAGATAAAAATAATAATATTTGATAATCATTGATCTTCTTGTTCAGATAACTATTTAAGTGACAACTAATCGATTCAAACAAATCACTTTTAAAATCAACGAAATGAAAACCGCCATTTATATTATCATCACTATTTTCAATCACTTTAATTTGATTAATTTCAGGTAAGAGCGTTAAAAAAATCCGCTGTTTTTTTCTCATTTTCCATTTCCTCCGATCATCCTTAATATTTTTCACATTACTTACAGATAAAAGCAGGTAAATAACGTAAAATTAAAAGAGAAAAGAATAAGTAGATTGATAACAGATTCGTCTCCGATCACGACACATTAATGGGATATTTCCGGTGAAGTTCATAAAACGCTTTATAATTTTTACAATCATTTGCGCCATTTTGGGCGTTGGCTCGATAATAGGTCTCTATTTTTATCTAAAACCTAGCTTGCCAACCGCGGTAGATATTGAACAATTACGTAATGATGAAATGCATACTCCTATGCAGATCTATACCAAAGATGGTGTATTGATCTCGCAGTTTGGCGAAAAGCGACGCATCCCCCTCTCTTTAAATAAAATACCTCTTGAGATGCAACACGCCTTTATTGCTACTGAAGACAGTCGCTTTTATGAACATATCGGCATCGACCCCATCGGTATTATTCGTGCGATCTATGTTGCTGGAACATCTGGCCATGTTAAACAAGGGGCAAGTACCATTACCCAGCAATTGGCTCGTAACTACTTTTTGACCAATGAAAGAACGCTAACGCGCAAAATCAAAGAAGTCTTTATTGCGCTTCATATTGAACAAGTTTTATCAAAAAATGAGATTTTAGAACTTTACCTCAATAAGATTTATCTCGGTTATCGTGCTTATGGTGTTGGAGCCGCTGCACAAGTCTACTTTGGTAAGGATGTTGACCAATTAACCTTGAGTGAAATGGCCGTCATTGCAGGCTTACCTAAAGCCCCTTCAACCATGAACCCATTGTACTCATTAAAGCGTGCAACAGAACGTCGTAATGTGGTGTTATTCCGTCTTCTAGATGAAAAATACATTACTCAGGCACAATACGATCAAGCCCACAATGAAGCCATTGTTGCTAGCTATCATGAAACAGAGATCAAACTACAAGCTCCCTATGTTGCAGAATTAGCAAGACAATGGGCGATTGATAATTATGGTGAAGCCGCTTATACCTCAGGTAAAAACATCTACACCACCATCGATTCAAAACTACAAGCCGCAGCTCAAAAAGCGGCGGTAGAGAATCTGCTTAGCTATGATATGCGTCATGGTTTTAGAGGAGAAGTCAGTCGAGTTTGGGAAGCAAAAGATAAGCCATTCAGCCAAGAAGATATTATCGAGTTCCTTGGAAAACAACCAAGCTACGGCGAATTAAAACCCGCCGTTGTCGTTGCTGAGGATCCAAAAGAAAAGTCGGCGACTGCTATCATTAAAGATGGCAATAAAATCACGATCCCTTGGGATGGTTTAAAATGGGCTCGTCGTTATATTACCGATAAAAAACAGGGTCCCGCACCAAAAACTGTCGCCGAAATCATTGAACCCGGCGATCAAATCTGGGTACGTGAAGTTAATGGTCACTGGCAGTTAAGCCAAGTCCCAAATGCCAATACCGCTTTTGTTGCACTTAATCCTGAAAATGGTGCCGTTGATGCATTGGTGGGAGGATTTAACTTCACCCACAATAAATTTAACCGAGCCACTCAATCAATTCGTCAGGTTGGTTCTAGTATCAAACCGTTCCTTTATTCTGCCGCACTAGATCAGGGAATGACATTGGCAACGCTGATCAATGATGCCCCGATAAATAAAGTCTACAAGAGTGAAGGAACAACTTGGCGTCCAAAAAATTCACCACCAAAATATAATGGTCCAACACGTATCCGTATCGGCTTAGCGCAATCTAAAAACGTCATGGCGGTACGTACTCTTGAACAAGTTGGGATCCAAAATGCCATTGATTATTTAACCCGCTTTGGCTTTAAGAAAGATGAGTTACCTAAAGCGCTTTCTTTAGCCTTAGGAGCTGGTAGCTTAACACCATTAGAAGTTGCACGAGGATTTGCGGCGTTTAAAAATGGGGGTTATCTTGTAGAGCCGTTCTATATCGACCATATTACCGACGCTAATCATCAAGAGGTTTATAAGGCAAATCCAACAGTCATCTGTCAAACTGATTGTCAACAGATTGAGCAAGATTACCTCGATAAATATGGCAAGATCGATGGTGATCAGCGAGGTATTGAAGATAAAGCGGAAATTGACACTGAGGTTAAGACATTTAATGAGACTGATCTTTCAACTCAAGCTCCTAACTCTCAAGTCGCAAACACGGATGATCTGACAGCAACAGAGCAACAGCCTCGTTACGCGCCACGTATTATTAGTTCACAAAATGCATTCCTAGTTCGCGAAATGATGGAGAGCAATATTTGGGGTGGCGGTAACTGGCGAGCAGGAACAGGCTGGAATGGCACAGGTTGGCGAGCTCAAGTTCTAAAACGCCGCGATATTGGGGGAAAAACAGGAACCACCAACGATTCAAAAGATACTTGGTATAACGGCTTTGCACCCCACCTTGTTGCAACAGCTTGGGTTGGCTTTGATGGTCATAAAGCATTAGGGCGTTCAAGCTACAACAATAACCTAGATAAACACCAAATCTATGGGGGCGAGTCTGGAGCTAAAACATCTGAGCCTGCTTGGATTGATTTTATGAAGGTGGCGTTAAAAGATGTTCCTGCAGAGAAGAAACATTTACCTGCTAATATCGTTCGTGTTCGTATCGATAGAGCCACAGGAAAACTAACTGAAGCCAGTGATAGCACCTCTCGTTTTGAGTATTTTATCAAAGGAACTGAACCAACAGAGTATGTCACTAAAGACCTTGGTAGCAGTAACGTTTTTGAATCTGATGATGGTGAAATTGAAGAGTTATTCTAAAGTGATTTTTTAATCCATATCATCAAACAGGAGCCACTCAATTAATTTGGGTGGCTCTTTTTTTGATTTAAATCACTCAATATTTAAGATTTTCATCTGATCAACAATGGTTTCTGCCAGCTTTTCATAACGACTTTTCAAAGGGGATCCTGGACGATAAGCTAACGTTATTGATCTTGATGGTGTTGGGTTGACCGCTTTCAAATAACGAATGTTATCTCCACATCGATCTTGCATTACAGCCAGTTTAGGAAGAAGTGTTATCCCTGCATCTGCTGCAACCATATTTCTTAATGCCTCTAAGCTGGTTGCCTTAAACTTATGTTCATCTTTTGCTCCTGCAGCAAAACAAAACCCTAAAGCCTGATCGCGAAGACAATGGCCATCCCCTAACATTAAAACAGTTTTTCCATTGAGCTCACACATATCAATTTCTTGATTTGTTGCCCATTGATGATTACTCGGAACAGCCAATTCCATCGATTCATTATAAAGAGGAATTTCAATAAAAGCTTGGGTCTCTTCTACTGCTGCAAGAATCAGACAATCGAGCTTACCTTCGTGCAATTTTTTCACTAACATATTAGTCTGCTCTTCATGAAAAAACAGTTCTAAATCTGGGTACAGTTCACGTATCACAGGAACAATCCAAGGAAGTAGATAAGGACCAACGGTAGGAATAAATCCAATATGGATTGGGCCACTCATACTCTTGCCTTGCTTAGTTGCCATCTCGGTGAAAAGGGAAACCTCTCGTAATACATTCTTTGCCTGATCCACTAACTCCAAGCCCTTGTCGGTAAATAATACTTTACGACTGGTACGCTCTAATAGTGAAACCCCCAACTCCTCTTCG
It encodes the following:
- the dam gene encoding adenine-specific DNA-methyltransferase, whose product is MKKHRAFLKWAGGKYSLVEDISHHLPAAKKLVEPFVGAGSVFLNTDYDHYLLADINPDLINLYNIVKQQPEQYISDAKKLFTPEYNQKEVYLALREEFNATNNPYRRSILFLYFNRHGFNGLCRYNKKGGFNVPFGSYKKPYFPEKEILYFAEKAKKATFVCEGYAETFRRARKGAVVYCDPPYAPLSNTANFTSYTGNGFSLDDQAALADIAEKAATVRGIPVLISNHDTTLTRRLYHGADLSVVKVKRTISRNGGSRNKVNELLALFHADKTEIV
- the aroK gene encoding shikimate kinase AroK; amino-acid sequence: MAEKRNIFLVGPMGAGKSTIGRQLALQLHMEFLDSDSVIEERTGADINWVFDVEGEAGFRIREEGVINDLTEQQGIVLATGGGSVISKENRNRLSARGIVVYLETTIEKQLARTQRDKKRPLLQTDQPREVLEALAAERNPMYEDVADYVVRTDDQSAKVVANQIIKMLEER
- the pilQ gene encoding type IV pilus secretin PilQ, which encodes MIRITVILIVICCSFAFNSYFFNVSFFYNSILNSALANDELPSTNTHISLQFDNIPIHHAIQSIADKGRLNIIISDDISGRITLDIRDRSPIMALDAILISAKLAKVERNGIWHIYPLNSPIISHSEVLNQPQSQQKIRLIPIKYSLANELKKVIAEMAILGVNSKMSVDQRTNSLIIQSTPEHILRAEKLIKQLDIAVKQVVIDARIVIVDQGVLEEFGVRWGLSVKSPVVAISGGIEGNYANQSGSDFDPQSHLNVDLSANSGKSSSIAFQLASLGKHVLLDLELSALEAESRAEIISSPRLLAANNQTATIEQGTEIPYQESTESGATSITFRKAVLSLEVTPRVTFDGYLLLNLAISQDRVGNTVKIGTGEAVSINTQRINTQVFAKDRETIILGGIYQQQSLSGVDKVPILADIPAVGALFQRKYQQSEKKNC
- a CDS encoding penicillin-binding protein 1A: MKFIKRFIIFTIICAILGVGSIIGLYFYLKPSLPTAVDIEQLRNDEMHTPMQIYTKDGVLISQFGEKRRIPLSLNKIPLEMQHAFIATEDSRFYEHIGIDPIGIIRAIYVAGTSGHVKQGASTITQQLARNYFLTNERTLTRKIKEVFIALHIEQVLSKNEILELYLNKIYLGYRAYGVGAAAQVYFGKDVDQLTLSEMAVIAGLPKAPSTMNPLYSLKRATERRNVVLFRLLDEKYITQAQYDQAHNEAIVASYHETEIKLQAPYVAELARQWAIDNYGEAAYTSGKNIYTTIDSKLQAAAQKAAVENLLSYDMRHGFRGEVSRVWEAKDKPFSQEDIIEFLGKQPSYGELKPAVVVAEDPKEKSATAIIKDGNKITIPWDGLKWARRYITDKKQGPAPKTVAEIIEPGDQIWVREVNGHWQLSQVPNANTAFVALNPENGAVDALVGGFNFTHNKFNRATQSIRQVGSSIKPFLYSAALDQGMTLATLINDAPINKVYKSEGTTWRPKNSPPKYNGPTRIRIGLAQSKNVMAVRTLEQVGIQNAIDYLTRFGFKKDELPKALSLALGAGSLTPLEVARGFAAFKNGGYLVEPFYIDHITDANHQEVYKANPTVICQTDCQQIEQDYLDKYGKIDGDQRGIEDKAEIDTEVKTFNETDLSTQAPNSQVANTDDLTATEQQPRYAPRIISSQNAFLVREMMESNIWGGGNWRAGTGWNGTGWRAQVLKRRDIGGKTGTTNDSKDTWYNGFAPHLVATAWVGFDGHKALGRSSYNNNLDKHQIYGGESGAKTSEPAWIDFMKVALKDVPAEKKHLPANIVRVRIDRATGKLTEASDSTSRFEYFIKGTEPTEYVTKDLGSSNVFESDDGEIEELF
- the oxyR gene encoding DNA-binding transcriptional regulator OxyR; this translates as MNIRDLEYLVALAEQRHFRKAAETCFVSQPTLSGQIKKLEEELGVSLLERTSRKVLFTDKGLELVDQAKNVLREVSLFTEMATKQGKSMSGPIHIGFIPTVGPYLLPWIVPVIRELYPDLELFFHEEQTNMLVKKLHEGKLDCLILAAVEETQAFIEIPLYNESMELAVPSNHQWATNQEIDMCELNGKTVLMLGDGHCLRDQALGFCFAAGAKDEHKFKATSLEALRNMVAADAGITLLPKLAVMQDRCGDNIRYLKAVNPTPSRSITLAYRPGSPLKSRYEKLAETIVDQMKILNIE